Proteins from one Mycobacterium sp. EPa45 genomic window:
- a CDS encoding adenosylmethionine--8-amino-7-oxononanoate transaminase — translation MSALTPNQISAIDAAHIWHPYSTIGAEAMAPVVAVGADGAWLTLVRDGAEVRVLDAMASWWTAVHGHGHPVLDAALTRQLSVMNHVMFGGLTHEPAARLAQLLVDITPLGLDTVFFSDSGSVAVEVAVKMALQYWRSTGRFGKRSLMTWRGGYHGDTFTPMSVCDPDGGMHSLWTDVLSPQVFAPPVPAEFDPAYVAAFEAQLRGHADSLAAVIVEPVVQGAGGMRFHDPRYLSELRAMCDRADVLLIFDEIATGFGRTGELFAADHAGVSPDIMCVGKALTGGYVTLAATLCTLDIARTISGSEAGALMHGPTFMANALACAVSVASVELLLAQDWRGRVVEIGAGLADGLEAARALPSVADVRVRGAIGVIETHRPVDLAVATPVALDNGVWLRPFRNLIYAMPPFICTPDEVEQITSAMVAVARALG, via the coding sequence GTGTCGGCGTTGACTCCCAACCAGATCAGCGCGATCGACGCCGCCCACATCTGGCACCCATACAGCACGATCGGTGCGGAAGCCATGGCCCCGGTGGTTGCGGTGGGAGCCGATGGTGCGTGGCTGACGCTGGTTCGCGACGGCGCCGAGGTCCGGGTGCTCGACGCGATGGCGTCCTGGTGGACGGCGGTGCACGGGCACGGCCACCCGGTGCTCGACGCCGCGCTGACCCGCCAGTTGTCGGTGATGAATCACGTCATGTTCGGCGGCCTGACCCACGAGCCCGCGGCGCGCCTGGCGCAGCTGCTGGTCGACATCACTCCGCTCGGTCTGGACACGGTGTTCTTCTCCGATTCCGGGTCGGTGGCTGTCGAGGTCGCGGTGAAGATGGCGCTGCAGTACTGGCGCAGCACGGGCCGCTTCGGCAAGCGCAGCCTGATGACCTGGCGTGGCGGATATCACGGCGACACGTTCACCCCGATGAGTGTCTGCGACCCCGACGGTGGCATGCATTCGCTGTGGACCGACGTGTTGTCCCCGCAGGTGTTCGCCCCGCCGGTGCCGGCCGAGTTCGACCCGGCCTACGTGGCGGCGTTCGAGGCACAGCTGCGCGGGCACGCCGACTCACTCGCCGCCGTGATCGTCGAACCGGTCGTGCAGGGCGCCGGCGGCATGCGGTTTCACGACCCGCGCTACCTGAGTGAGCTGCGCGCGATGTGTGACCGCGCCGACGTGCTGTTGATCTTCGACGAGATCGCCACCGGCTTCGGCCGGACCGGGGAGCTGTTCGCGGCCGACCACGCCGGCGTCAGCCCCGACATCATGTGCGTCGGCAAGGCATTGACCGGGGGATATGTCACCCTCGCGGCGACCCTGTGCACGCTGGACATCGCGCGCACGATCAGCGGCAGCGAGGCCGGCGCGCTCATGCACGGCCCGACTTTCATGGCCAATGCGCTGGCGTGCGCGGTCTCGGTGGCTTCGGTGGAATTACTGCTCGCCCAGGATTGGCGTGGCCGGGTCGTCGAGATCGGCGCCGGGCTTGCCGACGGGCTCGAGGCGGCGCGGGCGCTGCCGTCGGTCGCCGACGTCCGGGTGCGCGGCGCGATCGGGGTGATCGAGACGCATCGGCCCGTCGACCTGGCCGTGGCGACTCCGGTCGCCCTGGACAACGGCGTCTGGTTGCGGCCCTTCCGCAACCTGATCTACGCGATGCCGCCGTTTATCTGCACCCCCGACGAGGTAGAACAGATCACCTCGGCGATGG
- the glgX gene encoding glycogen debranching protein GlgX, producing the protein MASSEPALVTMWPGAPYPLGATYDGAGTNFSVFSEVADSVELCLIAKDGTETRINLDEVDGFVWHAYLPTVTPGQRYGFRVHGPWDPAAGHRCDPSKLLLDPYGKSFHGDFDFGQALYSYDLKADDLASGGTPPMIDSLGHTMTSVVINPFFQWGSDHPPRTPYHETIIYEAHVKGMTQTHPGIPEELRGTYAGLGHPVIIEHLKNLNVTAIELMPVHQFMHDHRLLDLGLRNYWGYNTFGFFAPHYQYAANQHAGGAVAEFKTMVRSFHDAGIEVILDVVYNHTAEGNHLGPTVNFRGIDNAAYYRLLDDDKRFYKDFTGTGNSLNARHPHTLQLIMDSLRYWVIEMHVDGFRFDLASTLAREFYDVDRLSAFFDLVQQDPVISQVKLIAEPWDVGEGGYQVGNFPGLWTEWNGKYRDTVRDYWRGEPATLGEFASRLTGSSDLYEATGRRPSASINFVTCHDGFTLADLVSYNEKHNEANGEDNRDGESHNRSWNCGVEGPTDDPDIVALRHQQMRNILVTLMLSQGTPMIAHGDEIGRTQQGNNNVYCQDSALSWMDWTLTETNAELLEFTKKVTALRKAHPVFRRRRFFDGEPIRTGDQVRDIAWLTTAGTEMTHQDWGSGFKFVGVFLNGDAIPEPNLRGERVVDDSFLLCFNAHKKAIEFTVPDSEYAQAWTAVLDTWDATGSTDVTVKAGETISVPSRSVLVLQKAS; encoded by the coding sequence ATGGCGTCGAGCGAACCCGCGCTGGTCACGATGTGGCCGGGCGCCCCGTACCCGCTCGGGGCCACGTATGACGGCGCGGGCACCAATTTTTCGGTGTTCTCCGAGGTCGCCGACTCCGTCGAGCTCTGCCTGATCGCCAAAGACGGCACCGAAACCCGCATCAACCTCGACGAGGTCGACGGCTTCGTCTGGCACGCCTATCTGCCGACCGTCACCCCCGGCCAGCGCTACGGCTTCCGTGTGCACGGCCCGTGGGATCCGGCGGCCGGGCACCGGTGCGATCCCAGCAAGCTACTGCTCGATCCGTACGGCAAGTCGTTCCACGGCGACTTCGACTTCGGACAGGCGCTGTATTCCTATGACCTCAAAGCCGACGATCTGGCCTCCGGCGGAACCCCGCCGATGATCGACTCGCTGGGCCACACCATGACCAGCGTGGTGATCAACCCGTTCTTCCAGTGGGGTTCCGACCATCCACCGCGGACGCCGTACCACGAGACGATCATCTACGAGGCGCACGTCAAGGGCATGACCCAGACCCATCCCGGCATCCCCGAGGAGCTGCGCGGCACCTATGCCGGACTCGGCCACCCGGTGATCATCGAGCACCTCAAGAACCTGAATGTGACGGCCATCGAGCTGATGCCGGTACACCAGTTCATGCACGACCACCGGCTGCTGGATCTGGGACTGCGAAACTACTGGGGTTACAACACTTTCGGCTTCTTCGCTCCGCACTACCAGTACGCGGCCAACCAGCACGCCGGCGGGGCGGTGGCCGAGTTCAAGACGATGGTGCGCTCGTTCCACGACGCGGGCATCGAGGTGATCCTCGACGTGGTCTACAACCACACCGCCGAAGGCAATCACCTGGGTCCCACGGTCAACTTCCGCGGTATCGACAACGCCGCCTACTACCGGCTCCTCGACGACGACAAACGCTTCTACAAGGACTTCACCGGCACCGGAAACAGCCTCAACGCCCGGCATCCCCACACGCTTCAGCTGATCATGGACTCGCTGCGGTACTGGGTGATCGAGATGCACGTCGACGGCTTCCGCTTCGACCTGGCCTCGACACTGGCCCGCGAGTTCTACGACGTCGACCGGTTGTCGGCGTTCTTCGACCTCGTGCAGCAGGACCCGGTGATCAGCCAGGTGAAGCTCATCGCCGAGCCGTGGGATGTCGGCGAGGGCGGCTACCAGGTCGGCAACTTTCCGGGGCTGTGGACCGAGTGGAACGGTAAGTACCGCGACACCGTCCGCGACTACTGGCGCGGCGAGCCCGCCACCCTGGGCGAGTTCGCCTCCCGGCTCACCGGGTCGTCGGACCTCTATGAGGCGACCGGTCGGCGACCCAGTGCGAGCATCAACTTTGTGACCTGTCACGACGGCTTCACACTCGCCGACCTGGTGTCCTACAACGAGAAGCACAACGAGGCCAACGGCGAGGACAACCGCGACGGCGAGAGCCACAACCGGTCGTGGAACTGCGGTGTGGAGGGCCCGACCGACGATCCGGACATCGTCGCACTGCGCCATCAGCAGATGCGCAACATCCTGGTCACGCTGATGCTGTCACAGGGCACCCCGATGATCGCGCACGGCGACGAGATCGGCCGCACGCAGCAGGGCAACAACAATGTGTACTGCCAGGATTCGGCGCTGTCCTGGATGGATTGGACCCTCACGGAGACCAACGCCGAGCTGCTCGAGTTCACCAAGAAAGTGACGGCACTGCGGAAGGCGCACCCGGTGTTCCGGCGACGCCGCTTCTTCGACGGTGAGCCGATCCGCACCGGTGATCAGGTACGCGACATCGCCTGGCTCACCACGGCCGGCACGGAGATGACCCATCAGGATTGGGGCTCCGGTTTCAAGTTCGTGGGCGTGTTCCTCAACGGCGACGCCATCCCCGAGCCGAATCTGCGCGGCGAGCGCGTCGTCGACGATTCCTTCCTGCTGTGCTTCAACGCCCATAAGAAAGCGATCGAGTTCACCGTTCCCGACAGCGAATACGCCCAAGCGTGGACGGCCGTTCTGGACACCTGGGACGCCACCGGTAGCACCGATGTCACGGTGAAAGCGGGCGAGACGATCAGTGTCCCATCTCGCTCGGTTTTGGTGCTTCAAAAGGCTTCTTAG
- a CDS encoding acyltransferase family protein, translated as MLTLSPTRPSPMGSRKSGFYRHDLDGLRGLAIALVAMFHVWFGRVSGGVDVFLVLSGFFFGGSLLRAALNPDSSLSPWPEIRRLVRRLLPALVVVLAAGAVLTILIQPQTRWETFADQSLASLAYYQNWELSATESNYLRAGEAVSPLQHIWSMSVQGQFYISFLILIFAFAYLLRRRLARRLRATFVSLLAVLTVASFTFAAILHVTDQMANYYNSFARAWELLLGVLVGAAVPYIRWPMWLRTMAATVGLAAIVSCGALIDGVREFPGPWALVPVGATVLMILAAANRQARPSTSDRLPLPNRLLSSAPLVTLGAMAYSLYLWHWPLLIFWLAYTDGSRAGFVDGAVILAISGLLAWLTMRYVEEPLRFRRDAAVRVTPRPSIPWRARLRRPTIALGTTVAMLGVALTATSFTWREHVTVQRSHGKELVTLSTVGYPGARALTERARVPKLPMRPTVLEAKNDLPESTNDGCISDFDNVGVINCTYGDLSATRTIALAGGSHAEHWITALDALAKLHHFKVVTYLKMGCPLTTEQEPLVMGDNRPYPNCHEWNDRVMAKLISDHPSFVFTTSTRPWNIKPGDVMPATYIGIWQTLSDNNIPILAMRDTPWLVRNGEPFFPTDCLAKGGDATSCGIKRSDVLSDRNQTLDFLAQFPQMRVLDLSDAVCRSDVCRAVEGNVLVYHDSHHISATYMRTLIPELGRQLGSATGWW; from the coding sequence ATGTTGACCCTAAGCCCGACCCGCCCGTCACCGATGGGGTCGCGAAAATCGGGGTTCTACCGCCACGATCTCGACGGCCTTCGCGGGCTGGCGATCGCCCTGGTCGCGATGTTCCACGTGTGGTTCGGGCGCGTCTCGGGCGGGGTGGACGTCTTCCTGGTGCTGTCCGGATTCTTCTTCGGCGGTTCCTTGTTGCGCGCCGCGCTGAATCCCGACTCTTCGCTGTCACCCTGGCCAGAGATCCGCAGGCTTGTCCGCAGACTGCTGCCCGCGCTCGTCGTGGTGCTTGCCGCCGGAGCCGTTTTGACGATCCTCATACAGCCCCAGACGCGCTGGGAAACCTTTGCTGATCAGAGTCTGGCGAGCCTGGCGTACTACCAGAACTGGGAGCTGTCGGCGACGGAGTCGAACTACCTTCGGGCCGGCGAGGCCGTCAGCCCGCTGCAGCACATCTGGTCGATGTCCGTTCAGGGTCAGTTCTACATTTCGTTCCTCATTCTTATTTTCGCGTTCGCATATTTGCTGCGGCGCCGCTTGGCCAGGCGCCTGCGTGCAACATTCGTGTCTTTGCTGGCTGTCCTCACCGTTGCGTCATTCACCTTTGCCGCCATCCTTCACGTCACCGATCAGATGGCCAATTACTACAACAGCTTCGCCCGCGCGTGGGAGCTGCTGCTCGGTGTCCTCGTCGGCGCGGCGGTCCCCTACATCCGGTGGCCGATGTGGCTGCGCACGATGGCGGCCACCGTCGGCCTGGCCGCGATCGTCTCCTGCGGCGCGTTGATCGACGGGGTCCGGGAGTTCCCCGGGCCGTGGGCGCTGGTGCCGGTCGGCGCCACCGTGCTGATGATCCTGGCCGCGGCGAACCGCCAAGCGCGACCGTCGACCAGTGACCGGCTGCCGCTGCCCAATCGGCTGTTGTCGTCCGCCCCGCTGGTGACGCTCGGCGCGATGGCTTACTCGCTGTATCTGTGGCACTGGCCGCTGCTGATCTTCTGGCTTGCCTACACCGACGGCAGCCGGGCCGGTTTCGTGGACGGCGCCGTCATCCTCGCCATCTCCGGGTTGCTGGCTTGGCTGACGATGCGGTATGTCGAAGAGCCCCTGCGTTTCCGGCGCGATGCGGCGGTACGGGTGACGCCGCGGCCCAGCATTCCGTGGCGCGCCCGCCTCCGCCGGCCGACGATCGCGCTGGGCACCACCGTCGCGATGCTCGGGGTGGCGCTGACGGCAACGTCGTTCACCTGGCGAGAGCACGTCACCGTGCAGCGCTCGCACGGCAAGGAGCTGGTGACGCTCTCTACGGTGGGCTACCCGGGTGCACGGGCACTGACCGAACGTGCCCGGGTCCCGAAGCTGCCGATGCGGCCCACCGTGCTCGAGGCCAAGAACGACCTGCCCGAGTCCACCAACGACGGCTGCATCAGTGATTTCGACAACGTCGGGGTCATCAACTGCACCTACGGCGATCTGTCCGCGACCAGAACCATCGCGCTGGCCGGCGGGTCGCACGCCGAGCACTGGATCACCGCCCTGGACGCGCTGGCGAAGCTGCACCACTTCAAGGTGGTCACCTACCTGAAGATGGGTTGTCCGCTGACCACCGAGCAGGAACCCCTGGTAATGGGCGACAACCGGCCGTACCCGAATTGTCACGAGTGGAATGACCGGGTGATGGCCAAGCTCATCAGCGACCACCCCAGCTTTGTGTTCACCACCTCGACCCGGCCGTGGAACATCAAGCCCGGCGACGTCATGCCCGCCACGTATATCGGGATCTGGCAAACGTTGTCGGACAACAACATTCCGATCCTCGCGATGCGTGACACCCCGTGGTTGGTGCGCAACGGCGAACCGTTCTTCCCGACCGACTGCCTGGCCAAGGGCGGCGACGCCACATCGTGCGGGATCAAGCGATCCGACGTGCTCTCGGACCGCAACCAGACCCTGGATTTCCTGGCACAGTTCCCGCAGATGCGCGTCCTGGACCTCAGTGATGCGGTGTGCCGTTCCGACGTGTGCCGCGCGGTGGAAGGAAATGTCCTGGTCTACCACGATTCTCACCACATCTCCGCGACGTACATGCGCACGCTGATCCCCGAACTGGGCCGGCAGCTGGGGTCGGCCACCGGTTGGTGGTGA